The DNA region TCCTCGTCTTCCTCGCCGTACAGGCCCTGCCCGGAGACGTCGCCACCCAGGTCCTCGGCAAGGACGCGACCCCGGACGCCGTCTCCGCCCTCCGCGAGAAACTGAAACTCGACCAGCCCGCCTGGGAGCGGTACATCGACTGGATCGGCGGGGCCCTGCACGGCGACTTCGGCCTCTCCCTCGTGTCCGGCAAGGCGGTCGGCGGCGAAGTCGGCCTGTACCTCGGCAACTCCGCGCTCATCGCCCTGGTGACCGTCCTCTTCGCCGTCACCGGCTCGATCGTCCTCGGCATCCTCGCCGGCCTGTACCGCGACCGCTGGCCGGACCATCTGATCTCCACGGTCAGCCTGATCGGGATGAGCGTCCCCGAGTTCGTCGTCGCCACCGTCCTGGTGCTCTGCTTCTCGGTCGCCCTGCCGTGGTTCCCCGCGGTCGTCCTGTACGGCCCCGAGGCGAGCGTCGGCCAACTCATGCCCGCCGTATGGCTTCCAGCCCTCGCGCTCGCCGTCGTCATGGCCGCGTACATCGTCCGGATGGCCCGCACCTCCGTCATCGACGTCATGGCGAGCGAGTACGTCACCACGGCCCGGCTCAAGGGCCTGTCGACCTGGCGGGTCGTCACCCAGCACGCGCTGCCCAGCGCCCTGCTTCCGACGCTGCACGTCATCGCGCTGAACGTCGCCTGGCTGGCCGGTGGGGTCGCGGTCGTCGAGAACGTCTTCAACTATCCGGGCATCGGCAAGCTGATGCTCGCCTCGGTGCAGAACCGGGACCTGCCCGTCATCCAGGCCATCGCACTGATCAGCGCGGTCGTGTACGTCGTCTGCAACCTCGCCGCCGACCTCGGCGCCATGGCCCTCAACCCCAAGCTCCGTACGCGCGGGAGGACCCGATGACCACCCTCGACACCCCGGCGCCGGCACCCGCCGTTCCCGTGGCACCACCCTCCGCCGTGGCCCGGGCCTGGCGAACGCTGCGTTCCTCGCGGGCGGCCACCATCGGCCTCGCGATCGTCGCCGTCCACGTCCTGGTCGCACTCCTCGCACCGGTCCTCACCTCGTACGACCCCATCGCCAACAACGCCGACCAGGCGCTGCTCGGACCGAGCGGGGAACACTGGGCAGGGACCGACCAGTACGGCCGTGACGTACTGGCACGCGTCCTGTACGGCGGCCGGTACGCCATCGGCGTCTCCGTCGCCGCGACGCTCGTGACGCTGCTGATCGGCACGGTCGTGGGATGCGCCGCGGCCCTGCGCGGCGGCTGGTTCGACGACGTGCTGGGCCGGGTCCTCGACGCCGTCCTCTCCGTGCCGCCGGTCCTGGCGCTGCTGGTCATCGTCACCGCGCTGGGCACGGGCCCCGCGGTCATCGT from Streptomyces sp. NBC_00258 includes:
- a CDS encoding ABC transporter permease, which encodes MFSFVARRAGAAIGTLFLSSVLVFLAVQALPGDVATQVLGKDATPDAVSALREKLKLDQPAWERYIDWIGGALHGDFGLSLVSGKAVGGEVGLYLGNSALIALVTVLFAVTGSIVLGILAGLYRDRWPDHLISTVSLIGMSVPEFVVATVLVLCFSVALPWFPAVVLYGPEASVGQLMPAVWLPALALAVVMAAYIVRMARTSVIDVMASEYVTTARLKGLSTWRVVTQHALPSALLPTLHVIALNVAWLAGGVAVVENVFNYPGIGKLMLASVQNRDLPVIQAIALISAVVYVVCNLAADLGAMALNPKLRTRGRTR
- a CDS encoding ABC transporter permease, translated to MTTLDTPAPAPAVPVAPPSAVARAWRTLRSSRAATIGLAIVAVHVLVALLAPVLTSYDPIANNADQALLGPSGEHWAGTDQYGRDVLARVLYGGRYAIGVSVAATLVTLLIGTVVGCAAALRGGWFDDVLGRVLDAVLSVPPVLALLVIVTALGTGPAVIVLAIAVVYVPQVVRVVRGAALAVVPNDYVTAARARGESTWAILRREVLPNITDVVCVEFAMRASWVVLLISSLSFLGFGADPPTPDWGLMVAENRTAITVVPMASLAPIIALATFVVGLNLAADGLSKAWGVDRTREGS